aaattttttttattttttattaagatacggTTGAACACAGCAAACACATGTATCGAACAAATATGAATATCGTATCTAAAATGTGTCCAACACGTAGACACAACAACTCACCAAAGTATCCATACTTTATAGCTTTAAAATAAACCAAATTTAGTACTCAttaaatagtatatatatataagtgtaaATTTCATTGCAGGCTAAACATGTTATTAATAAAAACCCTACACATTTGTTCTCACCCGTACCCAGAACCATAATGCTAGTATATAACAATAATTGCATCAATtcatttataaaaaagtttagtagtcaaaataaatttgtctattttttttatttcttcctaGCATTACCGGATTTATTGTTTGATGAAATTATATCATGGTAAAAACAATTGGATGCCACATGTTGAAGCTCCATAATAATTCCCCACTAGACAATGCTTTTAGAATAGAAGGTTATAGAAGCATATAATAAAGAAATAGAACATATGCTATAGTAGGTCTCATAACTAGAAGTCAGAAAAGCCTTACCTTCATATTGTTAGACCTCAATAATGTTATTTGACTAAATACAAATTATTCCCTTCATCACAATCATGGATGAGTGTCCCAAAAGAGTGCACATGCTTCACTTGGAGTATAGGGCATATGCTTAGGAAAAAGCTATAACACCAATTTATGTCATCTTCATCCGAAATAGCTCATTTGTTAAAAGATATAGATCATCACAAAAGATATTGGTCCCCCACCACCATTGAAAAGAAATATACCATTTGAAAGAATAAAAGTGAGGTGTGCATAATCTTCCATTTTAATCCAACACTACTTCTACCCTTTATTATGGAGTatatatagaataataaaataagtatcaATAATATAGGATATGTATAAGAGTTTatcaatttttgaaagaaaaattaaacaataataaaaaagggtaaaaattataaaatttagacacatttatcaatttttaaaaaagataaaaaaatcaatatttaattaattaacattagtaaaaaataaatttaacaaataaaaacaacgtctaaacttttatttttatatgttggaAAGATTGTGACAGGAGTGGCAGAGTGGGGTGGATGATCAATATTTTAGATTGATCTCATATCACATTCTCATGCTGCTTTATTTGAGTCCTACCATAATGTCCCCCTTCTAAAAGTTGTAATAACCACTACATTATTTTCATACATAATAGAACAATATCATGGGACCCAAACATAAACCGATACCGAATAGTCAAAATCAAGGACCTAACGGGTCTCAATATGTCATTACCTTATTGGAATATCCATAAATatttcaatcaattttcaaatatACATGGGATATCGGATGGAcccaattttttcaataaaaaatattatttatacattaaattaGCCaccaatatatttgtatataaatatatatataatttaatttatttttaacatatatttatattttatactgatgactaattttagtatacacgtAACATAATCCTTTCTCAATTAATAAACAATTGACATTGGTGGCTTCGAATTATGAACCCTATCTTGCACAAAAACAGTTTGGATAGAGCCTTCAACTTTATGAACTCTTTAGGAAGTACAAAGCAAATTCCAACTCTTGGGATGTTGACATTTTATTGAAATGAAAACAGACCAACTATAAGAGTTGTTTAAATtcaaactaattcaaataaaattgcacatccaatttaattcaaacGAAAAACTAATCAAAATCACACTATAACTTATATTAGatcgaattttatttttgacaaacCTTATGAATTAGATCATATTTAATCCAATTCAAATTGTAAAAtatgatatattattttattattgatttaaattttatatattatatattttNtacttttatttttatataataaaaatttaaaattttatttttaaaatcgaATAAACTGACCAATTCAAACTACAATAATTTAGATCGtatatatgtaaaaataaaattaaactaacagaTCAAATTGAAACCGCAACAAATTATATACTTTTGAATtgaagtaattttttttcaaaaatgatttcaatcttatcactaACACCCCTAATAACTATAATGCAGATGCCATATGCTTTGCTTCTAGAGCCTTATCTTGGGAATTATAATTAAACTATAATAAAATTGATGCATATCATACCATAAAATTGAATAAACATTAACCAAAGTTGACATATTCAATTAACTAAAGTTGGTTCTTGCTGTAAAAGTGGGGAAGAAAAACCCCATGTCCCATTCACCTTTCATGTGGGGTGGTGGTAGCAATAACTATATGAGAAAACATAATATATGATCATagaacaaaaatcaaaagaagaaataaagtgaaTATGTGAAGCTAAAAGGAAAGAAGACCAAACCGGGTGATGGTTATTTCTATAAACCTTCCTAGAAGTGGAGCAATTCTTGGAAGGGTAGGGTAGGTTAGAGTGCCAAGAATGAACCAATTGAAGCTTAAGAGAGCGACAGCATCCGATACCGGCTTGTTTTCTATGGTGGCAAAGAATTGCACCACACTCTTCAATGACATGCCTACCACGGCAAACAGAGCCACCACAAGAGGCATGCAAGGATCTTCCGCTTGCCACGCTGTCACGCCGACGACTACTGACAAGATAGCACTGAATACTGACTGCGAAATTGCCACGTCACGCCGGTAATCCGGCACTTGTGGCGTAGCCCCTGGTTTAAGGAGTTTAAGCAAATTGCTAGAACATATTTTGTTGTCATGTTCCCAAATATCTTTTGTAATTACAAGATCTTGGAGGGGGAAGATATGTCTACCGTCGTCGTTGTAGTCACCGGCGTCCTTCGACGACCAGTATGCCTTGCCTTTAACTTCTTTGAGCCGGCGGTTTTCGTTGATTTGATCTAGCAACTATTAACAAGACATAAGGAGTTACATATCAATGGCATTGTCCTTATTGACTCAAATTGTTTGATACTG
The Arachis duranensis cultivar V14167 chromosome 5, aradu.V14167.gnm2.J7QH, whole genome shotgun sequence genome window above contains:
- the LOC107487069 gene encoding uncharacterized protein LOC107487069, which translates into the protein MGLVSEIVANILVLVTWPFSLFQLVCLFGTRITLLVIYTWTEFIRNIIVFNINIALGIISWTFGLVLLPARILNTFYRERQLERKLQQMQIDLANLLLDYKELEEHLQIAVKERRIMELLVSELEEEHDMAVAKIEKLERKLLDQINENRRLKEVKGKAYWSSKDAGDYNDDGRHIFPLQDLVITKDIWEHDNKICSSNLLKLLKPGATPQVPDYRRDVAISQSVFSAILSVVVGVTAWQAEDPCMPLVVALFAVVGMSLKSVVQFFATIENKPVSDAVALLSFNWFILGTLTYPTLPRIAPLLGRFIEITITRFGLLSF